In the Pseudonocardia sediminis genome, GACGCGGCGCCCGTCCTGGTCCTCGGGCCCTCGCTGGGAACAGACCTGCACCTGTTCGACGCCCAAGTCGCCGCGCTCGCCGACACCTACCGGATCGTGCGCTACGACCTACCCGGCCACGGCAACAGCCCGACGCCCGCCGGGCCCTACACGGTCACCGGACTGGCCCGCGACGTCCTCGCGCTCCTCGACCGCCTCGACATCGACCAGTTCCACTACGCCGGAGTCTCGCTCGGCGGCGCGATCGGTCAACAACTCGCCGTCGACCACCCCGACCGGCTCCACAGCCTCACCGTCATCGCCTCCGCCGCACGCTTCGCCGAGCCCTCCAGCTGGCCCGAGCGCGCGATGAACGTCCGCGCCCAGGGGACCCAGTCGATGATCGGCAGCAGACCCGGGACCTGGTTCACCCACGACTTCGTGCACACCAACAACAGCGAAGCCACCCGCCTGGTCAAGATGCTTGCCGAGACCACCCCGGCCGGCTACGCCGGATGCTGCGAAGCCATCGCGACCTTCGACCTGCGCCAGCAACTCGCCGACATCACCGTCCCCACCCTCGCAATCGCCGGCGCCGATGACCCGGCCACACCACCGGCCATGCTCGAGACCATCGCCAACACTGTGCAGCACGGTCGCTACGTCATCATCGAGAACGCAGCCCACCTTCCGAACGCCGAGCATCCCCGGCTCGTGAACGAGGCCCTGGTCGAGCACCTGAGTCAGAACACCTCGTAGCTGGCTACGCCGAAATCGCGCCCTCGACCTCGACGGTCGCAATCGTCTGCTTGCGGCCCAGCATCTTCTGAGCGACAAGTACGCCTGCGTCATTCGGTTCGCGACCGGAGTGACTGGCTGATGCGTCGGTCAGAAGCCATGCGCGGATCCCACGCTCAAAGGCGTCGACGGCCGTCTTCAGCAC is a window encoding:
- the pcaD gene encoding 3-oxoadipate enol-lactonase — translated: MTTLEQRLARLEDHEAIRALDARYCRALDDGDWDNLVDLFTDDGEFVGLSRAIGHTSLRRFFGGLARNGLTAYWHHVTNLEITLDATVPDRAQATSLLWQPCVQDGVAHIAAGRYTDDLERIDGHWRYRSKRVSFDYFMPLAEGWDHGRFTLDSAADTYYPHDAHVAAVPDHPPVELHHQVDGPDAAPVLVLGPSLGTDLHLFDAQVAALADTYRIVRYDLPGHGNSPTPAGPYTVTGLARDVLALLDRLDIDQFHYAGVSLGGAIGQQLAVDHPDRLHSLTVIASAARFAEPSSWPERAMNVRAQGTQSMIGSRPGTWFTHDFVHTNNSEATRLVKMLAETTPAGYAGCCEAIATFDLRQQLADITVPTLAIAGADDPATPPAMLETIANTVQHGRYVIIENAAHLPNAEHPRLVNEALVEHLSQNTS